In Pseudovibrio brasiliensis, the following are encoded in one genomic region:
- a CDS encoding FMN-dependent NADH-azoreductase yields the protein MKKTILKIDSSAATSTSVTRQLADELVRKLSNVGDEVIVRDLNQPVSFIDETWIGAAYTPEEQRNEDQRAGLALSDTLISELKEADVLVIGAPIYNFSVPAVLKAWVDQVARVGVTFQYTEYGPEGLLKGKKAYIIAATGGVPVGSPADFAVPYLKQVLGFIGITDVEVIAAEGVAVDRDGAIEKAQNTMAGLTAVAA from the coding sequence ATGAAAAAGACAATTCTGAAGATCGACAGTTCAGCCGCAACTTCAACCTCCGTCACCCGTCAGCTTGCAGACGAGTTGGTTCGCAAGCTTTCCAACGTAGGTGATGAAGTTATCGTGCGTGACCTCAACCAACCTGTTTCATTCATTGATGAGACCTGGATTGGTGCTGCTTACACCCCAGAAGAGCAGCGCAACGAAGATCAGAGAGCTGGTCTTGCTCTGTCTGACACACTCATCTCAGAACTGAAGGAAGCTGATGTTCTTGTGATTGGTGCACCGATCTACAACTTCTCTGTTCCAGCTGTGCTGAAGGCCTGGGTTGATCAGGTGGCGCGTGTTGGTGTGACCTTCCAGTACACAGAATACGGCCCAGAAGGCCTGCTGAAGGGCAAGAAGGCTTACATCATAGCAGCAACCGGCGGCGTGCCTGTTGGCTCCCCAGCGGACTTTGCAGTGCCTTACCTCAAGCAGGTGCTTGGCTTCATCGGTATTACTGATGTGGAAGTGATTGCAGCGGAAGGTGTTGCTGTTGATCGTGATGGTGCGATTGAGAAGGCGCAGAACACAATGGCGGGCCTGACAGCCGTGGCTGCATAA